A window from Streptomyces sp. NBC_00335 encodes these proteins:
- a CDS encoding DUF5133 domain-containing protein — protein MPTPGEPISPTRQAAAAARAHGHPVAAGNWAVGMLMATTPCSARDALRILATAADLADVSVEDLASAMTATSCGAALPARLERALRRAVEAARTRGTPAGPRAAGLAPNPARIEEVLTRLRGCQARLAASPHDPAALRAMDDTAYTLCVLMGRPTALEAITAAEEQLAATALGTPSGSSGQRWAV, from the coding sequence GTGCCGACACCCGGAGAACCCATTTCACCGACCCGACAGGCCGCCGCCGCCGCCCGAGCGCACGGGCACCCGGTGGCGGCGGGCAACTGGGCCGTCGGGATGCTCATGGCCACGACCCCCTGCTCGGCCCGTGACGCGCTGCGCATCCTCGCTACGGCCGCGGACCTGGCCGACGTCTCCGTCGAGGACCTGGCGTCCGCGATGACCGCCACCTCGTGCGGTGCCGCCCTGCCCGCCCGCCTCGAACGCGCTCTGCGCCGCGCCGTGGAGGCCGCCCGCACCCGCGGAACGCCGGCCGGCCCCCGCGCTGCCGGGCTCGCGCCGAACCCCGCCCGGATCGAGGAGGTACTGACCCGGCTGCGCGGCTGCCAGGCCCGGCTCGCGGCCTCGCCCCATGACCCGGCGGCCCTGCGGGCCATGGACGACACCGCGTACACCCTGTGCGTACTGATGGGCAGACCCACCGCCCTCGAAGCCATCACCGCGGCGGAGGAACAGCTCGCCGCCACAGCACTAGGGACCCCCTCGGGGTCCTCGGGTCAGCGTTGGGCGGTGTAG
- a CDS encoding class II glutamine amidotransferase — protein MCRWLAYSGSPMLLDAVLYRPEHSLINQSLHARMGVEATNGDGFGLGWYSGHAGKGDGTPAVFRDIAPAWNNRNLRELAAHVRSHLFFAHVRASTGSAVQQTNCHPFRHGRWLWMHNGAIADFERLQRDLCLAVDPALFSSIEGSTDSEVMFYLAVTFGLDQDVPGAVARMAGLVERLGKEHGVAEPLQMTLAISDGERLWAFRYSSQGASRSLFYSSRAETVRHLHPEVEYLREISDDSRIVVSEPLGDLPGVWNELPEASYTVIPSDTERDYLPFAPALG, from the coding sequence TCGACGCCGTGCTCTACCGCCCGGAGCACTCGCTCATCAACCAGAGCCTCCACGCCCGGATGGGCGTCGAGGCGACGAACGGCGACGGCTTCGGCCTCGGCTGGTACAGCGGACACGCCGGAAAAGGGGACGGCACACCGGCGGTCTTCCGGGACATCGCACCGGCCTGGAACAACCGCAATCTGCGCGAGCTCGCGGCCCACGTGCGATCGCACCTGTTCTTCGCGCACGTGCGCGCGTCGACGGGCTCGGCCGTCCAGCAGACCAACTGCCACCCGTTCCGTCACGGCCGGTGGCTGTGGATGCACAACGGGGCCATCGCGGACTTCGAGCGGCTGCAGCGCGACCTCTGCCTGGCCGTTGACCCGGCCCTCTTCTCCTCCATCGAGGGGTCCACCGATTCCGAGGTGATGTTCTACCTGGCGGTGACCTTCGGGCTCGACCAGGACGTCCCGGGGGCGGTGGCCAGGATGGCCGGGCTCGTGGAGCGGCTGGGCAAGGAGCACGGCGTCGCGGAACCGCTCCAGATGACCCTGGCCATCAGCGACGGCGAGCGGCTCTGGGCCTTCCGGTATTCCAGCCAGGGCGCCTCCCGGTCGCTCTTCTACAGCAGCCGCGCCGAGACCGTACGCCACCTCCACCCCGAGGTGGAGTACCTGCGCGAGATCTCCGACGACTCCCGCATCGTGGTCTCCGAGCCGCTGGGGGACCTGCCCGGCGTGTGGAACGAACTTCCCGAGGCCAGCTACACGGTGATCCCGTCCGACACGGAACGGGATTACCTGCCCTTCGCACCGGCGCTCGGCTGA